In the genome of Pseudanabaena sp. BC1403, the window ATTATTCCTTCGGTAGCATCAGTACGCGGAGGGACAAGCCAAGCTGTGATTGAAATAGTAGTTGCTTTGCGATCGCAAGGTGTGGATGCAGAAATTGCCACCACTAATGATAATGGCAAAGACTTGCTAGATGTGCCTCTGTACAAGCTAACTGATCAGCTAGCAGAATATGGAAATATACCGATTCGCTTCTTTCCCAGATTTTCACCAAATATCAATGCTATACGTGAGTTTGCCTTCTCGCGATCGCTGACAACTTGGCTATGGAAACATATCGCTGAATATGATCTAGTGCATGTACATGCACTTTTTTCCTATGCTTCAACGATCGCGATGGTGATCGCCCGTATTCGGAAAGTTCCTTACATAAATATGCCCCATGGAATGCTATGCAAATGGTCGTTGCAACAAAGTAAGTTCCGCAAACAAACATATCTGAATGTGATTGAACGTTCCAATTTATTGCATAGTCAATCGCTCTACTTCACGACTCAGCAAGAACAAGAAGAATTCAATCTATTAGATCTAAATATTCCTAATTTTATTTTGCCGCACGGAGTGCAGATCCCGACTTTAATTCCTTATGCTCAAGCTCAACTAAGAGAACTTCTGCAAATTCCCACTCACTTTCCTATCCTTCTATTTATGTCACGTATTCATCCTAAAAAAGGATTGGAATATCTAATCGAGTCTCTGGGTAAATTAAAAGAATATAATTTTGCTTTAGTAATCGCAGGTAGTGGTGAACCTGATTATGTAAACCAAATTCAAGATTTATTGGTTACTCAGGGCATCAGCGATCGCACTCATCTAGTGGGCTTTGTAGAAGGCGAAATCAAAAATCTCTATCTCCAAGGTGCGGATCTTTTTACGCTCACTTCTCATTCCGAGAATTTTGGTATCGCTGTGATGGAGTCACTTGCGGCTGGCACGCCTGTGCTAATTACTGATGGAGTTGCGATCGCACCTATGGTAAAAGAACAAGCGATCGGCTATGTCACTAAATTAGAGATTAATGTGATCGTGACAGCATTAGAAAATTTCTTTCAAAATTTTGACAACGATCTATTCAGTAGACTAAAAACTCAACAAATTATTGCTGAAAACTATAGTTGGCAATCTATCAGTGCTCAACTTGTTACAATTTATCAATCAATCGTCAATGAGTTTATTGCTTTAGCCTAAAAATATTCTAAAACAACTAAATATTATGATCGCAACACCTGTTAAAACTCCAACTTTAGATGCATTTCTGCAATTGCCAGAGACTGAACCTGCTAGCGAATATATCAACAATAGGATTACTCAAAAAATTATGCCAAAAGGTAAACATAGTTTTTTACAATACGAAATCTGCAATGTTGTCAATCAAATAACAAAAGCTAAAAAAATTGCCTATGCTTTCCCAGAGCTAAGATGTACCTTTGATGGTCGTTCAATTGTTCCAGATATTGCAGTGTTTGAATGGCAAAATATTCCATTTCTCGCGGACGGAGAAATTCCAGATAACTTTAATATTGCGCCCGACTGGATTATTGAGATTCTCTCGCCAGATCAAAATGCAAATAAAGTTATTGGCAAGATTTTGCATAGTCTTCAGCATGGCTGCAAATTAGGTTGGTTTCTCGATCCTAGCGATCGCAGTATTTTGACATTTCAGCCCAATCAACAACCTATATTAATGGTCAATAGCGATCGCTTACCCAGTTTAGAGATAATTCCTTTAGCGCTAACAGTTGAAGCTCTATTTAGCTGGCTAAAAATGGAAAGTTAGATTTTAGATGCTAGAACAAATTACCCCATTAATTCTCACTTATAACGAAGTTCCAAATATTGGACGTACATTAGAGCGGTTAACTTGGGCAAAAAGAATTGTTGTAATTGATAGTTTTAGTGATGATGAAACTCTAGAGATTTTGGCTGGCTATCCACAAGTAGAAGTATGGCAACGTAAGTTTGATACGCATACAGAGCAATGGAACTATGGCTTAAAACATGTCAATTCTGAATGGGTACTTGCGCTTGATGCTGATTATGTATTGTCGGAAGAATTAATCGAAGAAATTCAGTCAACGATTGAGAATAAAAAAGTTGAATTGCTGGATGGATATTTTGTTCGATTTCGATATTGTGTATTTGGGAAGCCATTGAGAGCGACCTTGTTGCCACCCCGTCAAGTACTATTCCGCAAAGATAAATCTATATATATTGATGATGGGCATACACAATTGCTGCAAGTGAACGGTAAGTCTGGAGGTCTTCAGGCTTATATTGATCACGATGATCGCAAGTCATTAAGTCGTTGGCTTTGGGCGCAAGATCGTTACTTATTAATTGAAGCTCAGAAATTATTGGCTACACCAAACAGTGAATTAAGTTTTGGCGATCGCCTTCGCAAGCAAAAAGTGATTGCGCCAATTGTGATTTTGCTTTACTGCCTGATTCTTAAAGGTGGAATTTTGGATGGATGGGCTGGTTGGTATTATGCGTGGCAAAGAACATTAGCTGAAATTTTATTGGCAATTCGGTTGATTGAGTTAGAACGCAATAAATAAAAGGCGGCGTGAAGCGCCGCCTTTTATTTATTTACCGATTGTTATACTTTTGAGCAGTAGTGGTGGTGGGCATTACGCCATCAGTATCAGTATTGGGTGAGGCGACCTCAGACGGATCGAGCAGTTTAATCGTCACTTGATTATTTTTGATCCAACCCTGCTTTCTTAATAGCATTTCTTGAGATTTCCCCGAGTTTAAAGTTTGGGGCAATTTTTCGCGCAACCCGTTCACCCGTTGCTCGACTGAGTTTACCTCTGTTGTAATCTCATCGAGACGATCTTTTTGTGAGGATTGGTAGGGAAGTAATTTGGTGACCGCTGCGATCGCGGCAATGGACAAAGCAACATTAACTGCAATTACGATGATTGCTTCAGTTGCTTTCGCTCGGCAATACTGCTCTCGTTTACGTTGGACATTCTGAGCAACTGCTTCACTGTAGTTGTCAGAACCATTTAAAGCAGATGTAAGACCTTCAGCAGAGGTAGAATGGCTGCTTCGTGAATGCATACTCACGACATCACTTCTCCCGTACTGACTCTGCGATCGCGGGGTCTGTTTTTGTACTTGTGGAGAAAAACGTGGAGATAAGTCTCGTTTGGCAACCATTCGCAACCTCTAGGCTGTAAAAATAGATATGATGACTAGGAATTGGAAAGAGCAGAACCTAATAGGGCTGCCATTACTGCTGGAAAAAGTGAGACTATCAAAGCGGTAAAAACTTGACCATCTGAAAGATTCATACAATATCTCCTTATATAGTGCTTATTTCGATCTTAACAATACACTG includes:
- a CDS encoding glycosyltransferase; the protein is MKVLHIIPSVASVRGGTSQAVIEIVVALRSQGVDAEIATTNDNGKDLLDVPLYKLTDQLAEYGNIPIRFFPRFSPNINAIREFAFSRSLTTWLWKHIAEYDLVHVHALFSYASTIAMVIARIRKVPYINMPHGMLCKWSLQQSKFRKQTYLNVIERSNLLHSQSLYFTTQQEQEEFNLLDLNIPNFILPHGVQIPTLIPYAQAQLRELLQIPTHFPILLFMSRIHPKKGLEYLIESLGKLKEYNFALVIAGSGEPDYVNQIQDLLVTQGISDRTHLVGFVEGEIKNLYLQGADLFTLTSHSENFGIAVMESLAAGTPVLITDGVAIAPMVKEQAIGYVTKLEINVIVTALENFFQNFDNDLFSRLKTQQIIAENYSWQSISAQLVTIYQSIVNEFIALA
- a CDS encoding Uma2 family endonuclease; translated protein: MIATPVKTPTLDAFLQLPETEPASEYINNRITQKIMPKGKHSFLQYEICNVVNQITKAKKIAYAFPELRCTFDGRSIVPDIAVFEWQNIPFLADGEIPDNFNIAPDWIIEILSPDQNANKVIGKILHSLQHGCKLGWFLDPSDRSILTFQPNQQPILMVNSDRLPSLEIIPLALTVEALFSWLKMES
- a CDS encoding glycosyltransferase family 2 protein translates to MLEQITPLILTYNEVPNIGRTLERLTWAKRIVVIDSFSDDETLEILAGYPQVEVWQRKFDTHTEQWNYGLKHVNSEWVLALDADYVLSEELIEEIQSTIENKKVELLDGYFVRFRYCVFGKPLRATLLPPRQVLFRKDKSIYIDDGHTQLLQVNGKSGGLQAYIDHDDRKSLSRWLWAQDRYLLIEAQKLLATPNSELSFGDRLRKQKVIAPIVILLYCLILKGGILDGWAGWYYAWQRTLAEILLAIRLIELERNK
- the psaM gene encoding photosystem I reaction center subunit XII, yielding MNLSDGQVFTALIVSLFPAVMAALLGSALSNS